DNA from Blastocatellia bacterium:
GAGGTTTCGGCGCTGCGCGTCGCAAACATGCGCATGGCGGTCGTCTGCCAGCAGGTATGCACTGAAAACCAGAGCAGCACTTGCCAGATCAAAAAGGTCAGGCCGAATTTCGGATTGGCAATCGGGTTAAAGCCGGCCTCGCCCATCGTCGCCGTCACCTTATCAACGATGTTGCCCCAGCCGGCGTGAGCGACGGCATAGATCGTCACCAGGATGGTCGCGACCGACAATAGCACGTATTGAACGAAGTCCGTGATGACGACGGAAACCATGCCGCCCAGCACCGTGTAGAGCAATTCGAGCAGCAGGATGACGGTCATCGCCGCCACGAGGTAGCGCGAAGGGATGCCGCTCACGATGGTCAGGAACTCGCCTTCGATCTTGAGGAAAACGCCCATGTTGAGGATGCCGCCGAGGGCGACGAGCACGCCGGTCACCAGGCGCAGCCCGCGACTATACTTGACCTCGAAGAACTCCGGCACGGTCATCAGGCGCAGCTCGCGCAGGCGGCTGATGACGAAGCCCGTGCGCCCGACGAAGATCATCACCAGACCCGAAATCAGCGCCGCCGCGAACGCCGCGAAGCCGTATTTGTAGCCCAGCTCGCCGTTGTACATGTAAGTGATCGTGCCGATCTCTGTGGCCGCCAGCGTCGCGATGCCGACGTACAGGCCGAGCTCGCGGCCCGCCACCAGGAAGTGCGAGACGTTGCCGACGAAACGTTTGCCGATCAAGCCAACAGCGACCGAAACGATCAGATAGACGATGACGATCAGCCAGTCAATCCCTGTAAACCCCATGCGCGGCGCTCCCGGTTGTCGAATTCATCTGGCGCAATGCATAGACGCTGCCAATCACTTCTGCGCCGCAATGTATCGCATAGATCATCGGAGAAGATCAACAACGATTTGCGAATTTGCCGGCAGTGCATGGCTTGCCGATCACGCAATCTTTAATCCGAACGAGCCATATTGAAGAACTCGATTGGCCCGCGGGCGGCCAACTCATCTATGATCGCTTGGAGCGGGGCGAGCGTCATTGCGCCCGGCAAACCGCTTGACCTGATTAGCGGACTATTTCAAACCCGAGGAGTTTTCGAATGCGAAGAGTGGCAACCATTGCCATCAGTCTTATCCTGGCAGCGGCGGGAATCGCTCATGCTCAATCTTCCACGCAGCCGGCGGCTCCGGCACAAACCGGCGCAGCGCCGCAACCGGCGCGAAGCAATAATCAACAGCCGATGCCGCCGGGGCCGAACCCGAACTCGCAATACCGCCTGGGGCCTGATTCGTTGCCGCAAGAAGGCGTCCCGAAGGGCGAGATTCGCGGGCCGTACACGCTGCCGAGCAACGCCTATCCGGGCACACAGCACACCTACTGGGTCTATGTGCCTGCACAGTACGATCCGGCGTCACCCGCCGCCTTGATGGTTTATCAAGACGGCCAGGCTTTCAAAGATGAGAACGGCGATATGCGCGCCCAGAACGTCATGGACAACCTGATCTACCGCCGCGAGATTCCGGTGATGATCGGCGTCTTCATCAACCCTGGACGTACGCCGCAGCAGCCCGAGCCGACGCCGCAGGAATGGGGCGACCGCACGACCAACCGCCCCACCGAATACAATTCGCTCGATGACCGTTATGCGCGGGTGATCACCGAAGAGCTGCTGCCGGCGCTCTACAAGGAATACAACATTTCAAGGGACCCTGAGATGCACGGCATCGGCGGCTCAAGCTCAGGGGCTATCGCGGCCTTCACGGTCGCCTGGGAGCGCCCCGACTATTTTCGCAAGGTGTTGAGCAACGTCGGCAGCTTTGT
Protein-coding regions in this window:
- a CDS encoding sodium:solute symporter family protein; this encodes MGFTGIDWLIVIVYLIVSVAVGLIGKRFVGNVSHFLVAGRELGLYVGIATLAATEIGTITYMYNGELGYKYGFAAFAAALISGLVMIFVGRTGFVISRLRELRLMTVPEFFEVKYSRGLRLVTGVLVALGGILNMGVFLKIEGEFLTIVSGIPSRYLVAAMTVILLLELLYTVLGGMVSVVITDFVQYVLLSVATILVTIYAVAHAGWGNIVDKVTATMGEAGFNPIANPKFGLTFLIWQVLLWFSVHTCWQTTAMRMFATRSAETSKRVMTWTGFIFLGRGMLPMLWGIAALTMFGTGAIKEGVPAPVVDGQTLVPIDAMPAMLAAILRPGVKGLVVAGMLAATMSVNSSYLLGWSAVISQDVILPLRRVLRKPPLDSRAQILVNRISNLFVSLFLMFWGLYYTPPGAVYLYLNITGTIFLAGAFVCVVGGLYWRRANTTGGYLAMIAGAAGAIIPFFFLHWSENITGFAAFGLAALGLVVGSLVGRPSTAPPAVQEAE
- a CDS encoding alpha/beta hydrolase-fold protein is translated as MRRVATIAISLILAAAGIAHAQSSTQPAAPAQTGAAPQPARSNNQQPMPPGPNPNSQYRLGPDSLPQEGVPKGEIRGPYTLPSNAYPGTQHTYWVYVPAQYDPASPAALMVYQDGQAFKDENGDMRAQNVMDNLIYRREIPVMIGVFINPGRTPQQPEPTPQEWGDRTTNRPTEYNSLDDRYARVITEELLPALYKEYNISRDPEMHGIGGSSSGAIAAFTVAWERPDYFRKVLSNVGSFVNLRGGHVYPERVLASAKKPIRVFLCDGRNDNRGFRNGVYDEKLDWFYQNVRLMKALTQKGYDVSYTWGMNLHGQKFGGAVMPEMMRWLWRDGPVNTDPNDMVERAFRQPATKKN